The genomic stretch TAACCCAGAAATTGCAGGAGTACATGAAGGTAATACCAAAGCGGGTCCTTATGCCTGAGATAACGAGCGACGATTGCCCCCAAAGGTAGCAGAATACCCCATCCAAACATCGCAAGTGCACCGTGATTTCTCTTCAGCTGGTATGGATAGTAAGTGCTAACAGGATCACCTGAGAAGCAGTAGATTAGGTTGAATAAAGAAAATATCCCGCAAAAATAACAATCTTAGGTGATCAGAAAACGAATTAGTTATAAAGGAATAACCAAACCTGATGAAAAATCAAAAGATAACGTTGTCTTGTCATCATGTTCTGCTAGATGAAACGTGTTTGGTGTTATTGCCGAGGAGGCCAAAATAATGTTGGGTTGGGCAAGTTGAGCTGAAAAGTTCACTTGGAATGCCAAGTAAATGTTGTCTCCATAGAGCACAACTGCAGGAGGAGTATGTGTTGTGAGCAAGTTTCCTCGATCAACTTTGACTCCTGAACTAGTCTGGCTGCCTAAGTAGTACTGCTTGATATATGCTCTGCCATGATTGTCAATCCAGCCGATCATGGCACTTGACCCAACCATTTTCCCATCATTGGAGAAACCAATACCAACCCAACCTGATGTATAAGTTGCTGATAATATAATGCTGATGATGTTATCTTGATTCTGCCAATGCTGCAAGATGTAGTAGTGCAAATACTACCATCATCAATCCATAAACTGAGGAAATATGTGCAAATTAGCTATCTCGAGAATGCTGAACGAAGTGGTTTCAGGATTTGCTAATTCTTAGTGGAAAACATGCATACATCAAAGCTCTCTCTTGTGTATGCAGCTCAAATTTTTTGAACTCATGCTTTTTTTCCGGAAAATCAGTATTATTGAAGGCAGGAAAGGAAATGGTACCCTGAGGATGAAGTTGTTCCAGACCGGTGCGCAGTGGAGCCTGGATGAACTGAAAGGTGAGGGAAGAAACGCTCTGAGGTCAGCGCCACATGCATCCATCTGTGCTTCGACAGCAGCTGTTGCGACGAGCATAGCGAAAACCATGGACAGGGCGCCATGAGCTTGCCTCGGTACTGCCATAGCCCTGAGTGTTAAAGTGGAGCTATGAATGGCTTCCGTCTAACACTCTAACTAGAGGATATGCTACACTGCAGAGGCATAAGAGCAATGAGTCCTATGGTACTGTGATGTGATGGTCCTGGTGTTTGAACGAAGCAATGGGGCTGTGATGTGCCATGATGACACCAAGCTTTCGAACGGATGCTTCAGCTGGGAGGAAGAGCAAGAGGAGGCGGTGGTTATTGTGGCTGGAGGTATCATAGCTGCTTTTACAAAAAAGGTGTAGCACTGAAGGAGTGTCGTGTGCTATACTTCTGCGCTTTAGATAGAAGTGAATATGCAAGTGATCGTAAAGTGACCTTTTCCGTTGCTGTATATGGAATTTTGCAAATGATCACAAAATAACACAGAGGGAGAGCCGGCCGAAGAAAGCAAGCTGTGAGTGGCAACAGAGCAGATTAGCCATACCCCATACGGATGTTATCATGTCATGGTTATGATTTATGAAGAGGGAAGTACCACAATCATTAACGTATTATTCTATCTTGGACGTAGTGGATTCTGTAGGGAGGCTGCCTGGTCTAGGCCCTATCAGAAACTTACAcgaaatgtaaaaaaaaaagtaTGTATCTTTTTTTATAAGGGACAATagcaatgaaaaaaaaaaatagcATGACACTGCACCAGTTTAGGGTCGCTATAGCAAATTTCGGGAGTCCATGCTACGATGCTAATCGTGAAATAGCGTGCTAAGTATAAAGCAGCTGAACCACGCTATACGCCATACGGTCTTATCGCCAAGTCAACAATGTTGAGTAGTGGCCTCCAGTCCTTCACCGCCAAGAAAGCACTCCTTTCACACCATGAAATTCTGGTATGTGTatgaggtactccctccgttcgtgtGGTTGTCTTCAGTTGCAACACCACAGGGCTTGGACCGGCAAGATCAACCAATGACTCACTGCATTGGTTGCTTATCTTTACCTATAGATACTTCGATGTAGATGTTTTTGCGTAGTTGCAATAAGTCATCACATGTTGCAACCATTAATTTTTTTGTTGCGGAAAATAAAGCTATTTCTTTATGTCGCACCATATTACTGCAATCATCACGAGATCAAGATTGCTCGCTTAACTGAAATTAATCATCTAAAAACACATTTGTTATTGCTATAGAAACAATTTGTTAGGTGGGTAGTGGATATGCATTTGTGTGCAATATCAAGGTGTTTTATTCTTTAGTGTGGCACGCCGTTTTCGTCTCGAGAAAGATAACTATGTCGACGCCAATAATCTTAAAATTCAGTGACACCATTCTTCAACAGACCTTAAGCTCATTTATGTTGTACCTGATATCAGCAAAATGGCCGCTCACTTAAATATACGAAGGGAGGTGATTTTGGGTTGGGGCGCCTCGTACTCTCCATGAAGAAAGAAACAATGAGCACAAAAAACAAACAAATAAGAATTCCTAGCCAAGCCGAGTTGAAAGACCTGACGACGGAAGACCCAAGAAGAGGGTCAAGACACTATTTTCTCCTCTTCCTAAATTTAGCAATGCTTTCTTCATCCACCCCTACTCCACGGCTTCGTCTCACAACCCTACGAATCCAACTCCAAGTTTGCATGCATTCTTACCTTTTTCCCTCCCAACAAAGCAATCCTTCCTAGTTGCTGCCCTCATTGCATTTTCACCACCATGGCAAGACGAATAGAACCTTGTGTTATTTTCTTTCATCCGCCTCTGTGATCTTTCCTGGTGTATCGTATGAA from Lolium rigidum isolate FL_2022 chromosome 4, APGP_CSIRO_Lrig_0.1, whole genome shotgun sequence encodes the following:
- the LOC124707961 gene encoding cytochrome b561 and DOMON domain-containing protein At3g61750-like; translated protein: MAVPRQAHGALSMVFAMLVATAAVEAQMDACGADLRAFLPSPFSSSRLHCAPVWNNFILRHWQNQDNIISIILSATYTSGWVGIGFSNDGKMVGSSAMIGWIDNHGRAYIKQYYLGSQTSSGVKVDRGNLLTTHTPPAVVLYGDNIYLAFQVNFSAQLAQPNIILASSAITPNTFHLAEHDDKTTLSFDFSSGDPVSTYYPYQLKRNHGALAMFGWGILLPLGAIVARYLRHKDPLWYYLHVLLQFLGYIIGLAGVVAGTALYNRIHSNFTTHRGLGISVLALGSLQVIAFFLHPNPDSKTRKYWNRYHHWSGRLCFFLAAVNVALGIEIGGANMSWKVIYGAFISVVLITVTFLEIMLWNRLAKASTPGIQMSTCSLES